The following DNA comes from Plasmodium reichenowi strain SY57 chromosome Unknown, whole genome shotgun sequence.
aacgtagaatataaaatacaCTACAATAAAACctttttataatgatatatttatttttatatgtttatgaTATATACGTTTATCTACGttcatatttaataaacttacaataatatataagaaccttcatatatatatatatatatatatatatatatttgtttatgTAAAATTCACAAATTGTTGTAACTTGAATAAACTTATTCATTAAAAACATCAAACAAgacaaaacaaaataaaaaaaaataaatatataaaaataataaactAAACAAAACATATGGGttatgttttaaaaaatacaaaaaaaaattaaatattaatcattatatattaatcattaaaaattatctttccttttcatttcctattttttaatatatgtacataaacaaaaatttttatgtacaaaataaaatgtaacCATATTTTTAATCATACACGTAGACcatttataaaattcaATCTTgttaatatcattatatacaatatttttataaatattaaatacatttacatatttctttattctTAATATAGTTACATTTCTTCCGAATAAAATGTCAAGAtttcttttgttttataaatgTCCCTTAATATActcattttattttctatcattattttattacacATAGGTAATTCACTTTTCGATATATCTATAACATCATCTTGTTGTTTCTCCACAAtagttttattattacttaGTAAGAAAGACGTCTCATTTGGTACATCCCTTTTTATATCCTTCAAATGTTTATattcacatatattatGACTGAATAtttcttccttttttaCATTTGCACATTTTAACCAATCTTTTTCGTTATCCTCATCAATCCACTGAAATTTTTGatcatcataattttttataaacatattatcataaacACTTATCATGgattcttttattatatcatgAATGGtttcatcattatctttttgtcctaagaaattaaaatatgtacTTTCCTTATACATccaatatttatttaattgtttataccactcttctttttttttatcatgATTTTCTTGTGGTAACAAATATAAGAACGAATTATacatatcattttttaatttatttaacatttctattattattacattatttttacataaatgtcctttttttatt
Coding sequences within:
- a CDS encoding surface-associated interspersed protein 1.2 (SURFIN 1.2) — protein: TEELKDCYNEDEKNLFLEDVKKKKKSYKLIVWIQIHMMILERLKEDECLANKRLFIDVCIELIKKGHLCKNNVIIIEMLNKLKNDMYNSFLYLLPQENHDKKKEEWYKQLNKYWMYKESTYFNFLGQKDNDETIHDIIKESMISVYDNMFIKNYDDQKFQWIDEDNEKDWLKCANVKKEEIFSHNICEYKHLKDIKRDVPNETSFLLSNNKTIVEKQQDDVIDISKSELPMCNKIMIENKMSILRDIYKTKEILTFYSEEM